Proteins from a genomic interval of Streptomyces sp. Tu6071:
- a CDS encoding amidohydrolase family protein encodes MSDVSGATPPVLRVKGAVLVGPEDVRDEVWVVGGRVALTAPAGARDVRTVEGWALPGLVDAHCHVGLDAHGAVPAEEAEKQALTERDAGALLLRDAGSPSDTHWTDAREDLPRIIRAGRHIARTRRYIRNFAHEIEPEDLVAYVAREARRGDGWVKLVGDWIDREEGDLTACWPRGAVEAAIAEAHRLGARVTAHCFAEDSLADLVEAGIDCVEHATGLTEETIPLFAERGVAIVPTLVNIATFPRLADGGEAKFPRWSAHMRRLHARRYETVRAAFDAGVPVFTGTDAGGSLPHGLIGAEVAELVRAGLPPLAALSAAVWDARAWLGRPGLEEGAPADLVVYESDPRADVRVLTAPRRVVMSGRVVA; translated from the coding sequence ATGAGTGACGTGAGTGGGGCGACGCCGCCGGTGCTGCGGGTGAAGGGGGCCGTACTCGTCGGGCCCGAGGACGTGCGGGACGAGGTGTGGGTGGTCGGCGGGCGGGTCGCCCTCACCGCGCCGGCCGGGGCGCGGGACGTGCGGACCGTCGAGGGCTGGGCGCTGCCCGGACTCGTCGACGCGCACTGCCACGTCGGGCTCGACGCGCACGGGGCCGTGCCCGCCGAGGAGGCCGAGAAGCAGGCGCTCACCGAGCGGGACGCGGGCGCGCTGCTGCTCCGCGACGCGGGCTCGCCCTCCGACACGCACTGGACGGACGCGCGCGAGGACCTGCCCCGCATCATCCGCGCCGGGCGCCACATCGCCCGCACCCGCCGCTACATCCGGAACTTCGCGCACGAGATCGAGCCCGAGGACCTCGTCGCCTACGTGGCGCGCGAGGCGCGGCGCGGCGACGGCTGGGTCAAGCTCGTCGGCGACTGGATCGACCGCGAGGAGGGCGACCTGACGGCGTGCTGGCCGCGCGGCGCCGTCGAGGCGGCGATCGCCGAGGCGCACCGGCTCGGCGCGCGCGTCACCGCGCACTGCTTCGCCGAGGACTCGCTCGCCGACCTCGTCGAAGCGGGCATCGACTGCGTAGAGCACGCGACGGGGCTCACCGAGGAGACGATCCCGCTCTTCGCCGAGCGCGGCGTCGCGATCGTCCCGACCCTGGTCAATATCGCGACGTTCCCGCGCCTCGCGGACGGCGGCGAGGCCAAGTTCCCCCGCTGGTCGGCCCACATGCGCCGCCTGCACGCCCGGCGCTACGAGACGGTGCGCGCCGCCTTCGACGCGGGCGTCCCCGTCTTCACGGGCACCGACGCGGGCGGCAGCCTCCCGCACGGCCTCATCGGCGCCGAGGTGGCCGAACTCGTCCGCGCGGGCCTCCCGCCGCTCGCGGCCCTCTCCGCCGCCGTCTGGGACGCCCGCGCCTGGCTGGGCAGGCCGGGCCTGGAGGAGGGCGCCCCGGCGGACCTCGTGGTGTACGAGAGCGACCCGCGCGCCGACGTGCGGGTTCTGACGGCGCCTCGGCGCGTCGTGATGTCGGGGCGGGTGGTGGCGTAG
- a CDS encoding SCO1860 family LAETG-anchored protein yields MNSTTFGLPVRRLAAATTAALLVGAPAVLTAAGTAHATEGHGGKSGAVVLRTGLDVSLLRKTVDLPLNVSLNEVSAPGDADKTALTATLDGVDKGRPFRVLDARVAQAKATADGHKAEGATELVGARVHVPGLPFLSLVEVEKVTSKAVCEAGRHPVAEANVLGHVKVLGKTVSLSAGGTTHVEVPGVGEVTLDLSQRTTTATTAAAAALELKVSVDPLKLGVAQVEGTVTLAGATCETPRTDGAGPGTPASEPPASAPADDDSDGAASPSPAAPGGGKDDEGAKSNGAKGAEVTTAAAGSDDGENLAETGGSSTTPYLAGGAAVLLVGGAGAVWFARTRRAARGN; encoded by the coding sequence GTGAACAGCACCACCTTCGGCCTGCCCGTGCGCCGACTCGCCGCCGCCACCACGGCCGCGCTCCTCGTCGGCGCGCCCGCCGTGCTCACCGCCGCGGGCACCGCGCACGCCACCGAGGGCCACGGGGGGAAGTCCGGCGCCGTCGTCCTGCGCACCGGACTCGACGTCTCCCTCCTGCGGAAGACCGTCGACCTGCCGCTCAACGTCTCGCTCAACGAGGTGAGCGCCCCAGGCGACGCCGACAAGACCGCGCTCACCGCCACACTCGACGGCGTCGACAAGGGCCGCCCCTTCCGCGTCCTCGACGCCCGCGTCGCCCAGGCGAAGGCCACCGCCGACGGCCACAAGGCGGAGGGCGCGACCGAACTCGTCGGCGCCCGCGTCCACGTCCCCGGACTCCCGTTCCTCTCGCTCGTCGAGGTCGAGAAGGTCACGTCGAAGGCCGTGTGCGAGGCGGGGCGGCACCCCGTCGCCGAGGCGAACGTCCTCGGGCACGTCAAGGTCCTCGGCAAGACCGTGAGCCTGTCCGCCGGAGGCACCACGCACGTCGAGGTCCCCGGCGTGGGCGAGGTCACCCTCGACCTCTCCCAGCGCACCACCACCGCCACCACGGCCGCCGCCGCCGCGCTGGAGCTGAAGGTCTCCGTCGACCCGCTCAAACTCGGCGTCGCCCAGGTCGAGGGCACCGTCACACTCGCCGGAGCCACCTGCGAGACTCCGAGGACGGACGGCGCCGGCCCCGGCACCCCGGCCTCCGAGCCGCCCGCCTCGGCCCCTGCCGACGACGACTCCGACGGCGCCGCGAGCCCGTCCCCGGCCGCGCCGGGCGGCGGCAAGGACGACGAGGGCGCGAAGAGCAACGGCGCCAAGGGCGCCGAGGTGACCACCGCCGCCGCGGGCTCCGACGACGGCGAGAACCTCGCCGAGACCGGCGGCAGCTCGACCACCCCCTACCTCGCGGGCGGCGCCGCCGTCCTCCTCGTGGGCGGCGCGGGCGCCGTCTGGTTCGCGCGCACCCGCCGCGCCGCGCGCGGCAACTGA
- the cobC gene encoding Rv2231c family pyridoxal phosphate-dependent protein CobC yields the protein MVGVGAATGATAAEIEALVRGALGAAGLPLARVRAVATVDRRAEAPAVVALAARLGVPVRAYAPHELAAVSVPRPSRAPRAALGTGSVAEAAALAEAGGRGRLLVAKQKSARATCAVAEDPREGRVMPSYELRHHGDAEVRGAGLTDLAVNVRAGTPPAWLRERLADALGSLAAYPDDRAARAAVAARHGLAPERVLLTAGAAEAFVLLARTLPVRRPVVVHPQFTEPEAALRAAGHAVERVLLREEDGFRLDPALVPAGADLVVLGNPTNPTSVLHPADVIASLARPGRTLVVDEAFVDTVPGERESLASRTDVPGLLVLRSLTKTWGLAGLRIGYVLGAPATLARLARAQPLWPVSTPALVAAEACSAPGALAEAEAAARDLAGDRDFLAAGLAELPEARVVGPASASFLLVRLPGAAGVRERLRGAGWAVRRGDTFPGLGDEWLRVAVRDRGTSERFLAAVRGVVGAEMPGAGG from the coding sequence GTGGTCGGTGTCGGCGCGGCGACGGGCGCGACGGCCGCCGAGATCGAGGCGCTGGTACGGGGCGCGCTCGGCGCGGCCGGGCTGCCGCTCGCGCGCGTACGTGCCGTGGCGACCGTCGACCGACGCGCGGAGGCGCCCGCCGTCGTGGCGCTCGCGGCGCGGCTCGGCGTGCCGGTACGGGCGTACGCGCCGCACGAGCTGGCGGCGGTCTCCGTACCCCGTCCGTCGCGCGCGCCGCGCGCCGCGCTCGGCACCGGGTCGGTCGCGGAGGCGGCGGCGCTCGCGGAGGCGGGGGGTCGCGGGCGGCTGCTCGTGGCGAAACAGAAGTCCGCGCGGGCGACGTGCGCCGTGGCGGAGGACCCACGGGAGGGACGTGTCATGCCGTCGTACGAGCTGCGCCACCACGGGGACGCGGAGGTGCGCGGGGCCGGGCTCACCGATCTCGCGGTGAACGTGCGCGCCGGGACGCCGCCCGCGTGGCTGCGGGAGCGGCTCGCGGACGCGCTCGGCTCGCTCGCCGCGTACCCGGACGACCGGGCGGCGCGCGCGGCGGTCGCGGCGCGGCACGGGCTGGCGCCGGAGCGGGTGCTGCTCACGGCGGGCGCCGCGGAGGCGTTCGTGCTGCTGGCGCGGACGCTGCCGGTGCGGCGGCCCGTCGTCGTGCACCCGCAGTTCACGGAGCCGGAGGCGGCGCTGCGGGCGGCGGGGCACGCGGTGGAGCGGGTGCTCCTGCGCGAGGAGGACGGCTTCCGGCTCGATCCGGCGCTCGTGCCCGCCGGGGCGGATCTCGTGGTGCTCGGGAACCCGACGAACCCGACGTCGGTGCTGCACCCGGCGGACGTGATCGCCTCGCTCGCGCGTCCCGGGCGGACGCTCGTCGTGGACGAGGCGTTCGTCGACACGGTGCCGGGCGAGCGCGAGTCGCTCGCCTCGCGCACGGACGTCCCCGGGCTCCTCGTCCTGCGGAGCCTCACGAAGACGTGGGGGCTCGCGGGGCTGCGGATCGGCTACGTGCTCGGCGCGCCCGCGACGCTCGCGCGGCTCGCGCGGGCGCAGCCGCTGTGGCCGGTCTCGACGCCCGCGCTCGTGGCGGCCGAGGCGTGCTCGGCGCCCGGGGCGCTCGCGGAGGCGGAGGCGGCGGCGCGGGACCTCGCGGGCGACAGGGACTTCCTCGCGGCGGGGCTCGCGGAGCTGCCGGAGGCGCGGGTCGTGGGTCCGGCGTCGGCGTCGTTCCTATTGGTGCGGCTGCCGGGCGCGGCCGGGGTGCGGGAGCGGCTGCGCGGCGCGGGGTGGGCGGTGCGGCGCGGGGACACGTTCCCGGGGCTCGGGGACGAGTGGCTGCGGGTGGCGGTGCGGGACCGGGGGACGAGCGAGCGGTTCCTGGCGGCGGTGCGGGGCGTGGTGGGGGCCGAAATGCCGGGGGCAGGGGGCTGA
- a CDS encoding ZIP family metal transporter, with amino-acid sequence MVVLVALGSFVMTLVGGWAAHHVTDRRHLVLGFAGGLMLGVVGLDLLPEAVEGAGRKVWGVPAALLLFVAGFLTAHVVERLLALRRAAHGAKNPEQVPQVGIGAAAAMVGHSVADGIAIGASFQVGEAIGFTVALAVISHDFADGFNTYTLTRATGNARRKAFAMLGADAVAPVAGAASTLLFTIPGEALACYLGFFGGVLLYIAAAEILPEASHSHPARSTLLCTVAGVALMWLVIGFAGE; translated from the coding sequence ATGGTCGTGCTCGTGGCCCTCGGCTCCTTCGTGATGACGCTGGTCGGCGGCTGGGCCGCGCACCACGTCACCGACCGGCGCCACCTCGTCCTGGGCTTCGCGGGCGGGCTCATGCTCGGCGTCGTCGGGCTGGACCTGCTGCCCGAGGCCGTCGAGGGGGCGGGGCGCAAGGTGTGGGGCGTGCCCGCCGCGCTGCTCCTCTTCGTCGCGGGCTTCCTCACCGCGCACGTCGTCGAACGCCTCCTCGCGCTGCGCCGCGCCGCCCACGGGGCGAAGAACCCCGAGCAGGTCCCGCAGGTCGGCATCGGCGCCGCCGCCGCGATGGTCGGGCACAGCGTCGCCGACGGCATCGCGATCGGCGCCTCGTTCCAGGTCGGCGAGGCGATCGGCTTCACCGTCGCGCTCGCCGTCATCAGCCACGACTTCGCGGACGGCTTCAACACGTACACGCTCACGCGCGCCACGGGCAACGCCCGCCGCAAGGCGTTCGCGATGCTCGGCGCCGACGCCGTCGCCCCTGTCGCGGGCGCCGCGTCGACGCTCCTGTTCACCATTCCGGGCGAAGCGCTCGCCTGCTACCTCGGCTTCTTCGGCGGCGTCCTCCTCTACATCGCCGCCGCCGAGATCCTGCCCGAGGCCAGCCACAGCCACCCGGCCCGCTCCACCCTCCTGTGCACGGTCGCGGGCGTGGCCCTGATGTGGCTCGTGATCGGCTTCGCGGGGGAGTAG
- a CDS encoding cobyrinate a,c-diamide synthase, whose protein sequence is MTAQPSPAPLPLPLPPRLVVAAPSSNSGKTTVATGLMAAFRAAGLSVSPHKVGPDYIDPGYHALATGRPGRNLDAYLCGTDALVPLFAHGARDADLAVVEGVMGLYDGAAGQGELASTAQVAKVLGAPVVLVVDASAQSRSVAALVHGFASFDPEVRIGGVILNKVGSDRHEELLRAALDEAGVPVLGVLRRTKELFTPSRHLGLVPAAERRAEAVDAVAALAAHVREGCDLPALLRLAHSAATRSAVPWQPPLAPVPDGGRPVVAVAGGPAFTFSYAEQTEALTAAGAEVVSVDPLRAEELPEGTRAFVVGGGFPEVYAPELAANAPLRAAVAGLARAGGPVWAECAGLLYLARSLDGAPMCGVLDADARMTERLTLGYREAVAVGDSAVAAAGTRTRGHEFHRTVIEPGAGPAPAWGLRQPRARLEGFVRAEIHASYLHTHPAGLPEAAARFVARAAGAGRVTG, encoded by the coding sequence ATGACCGCACAACCCAGCCCCGCGCCCCTGCCCCTGCCCCTGCCGCCCCGGCTCGTCGTCGCCGCGCCCTCCTCGAACAGTGGCAAGACGACCGTCGCGACCGGGCTCATGGCCGCCTTCCGCGCCGCCGGGCTCTCCGTGTCGCCGCACAAGGTCGGGCCGGACTACATCGACCCGGGGTACCACGCGCTCGCGACGGGGCGGCCCGGCCGCAACCTCGACGCCTACCTGTGCGGCACCGACGCGCTCGTGCCGCTCTTCGCGCACGGCGCGCGCGACGCCGACCTCGCCGTCGTCGAAGGCGTCATGGGGCTGTACGACGGCGCCGCGGGGCAGGGCGAGCTGGCGTCGACCGCGCAGGTCGCGAAGGTGCTCGGGGCGCCCGTCGTGCTCGTCGTGGACGCCTCGGCGCAGTCGCGCTCGGTCGCGGCCCTCGTGCACGGCTTCGCCTCCTTCGACCCGGAGGTGCGGATCGGCGGGGTGATCCTCAACAAGGTCGGCTCCGACCGGCACGAGGAGTTGCTGCGGGCCGCGCTCGACGAGGCGGGGGTGCCCGTGCTCGGAGTACTGCGCCGGACGAAGGAGCTGTTCACGCCCTCGCGGCACCTCGGACTCGTCCCGGCGGCCGAGCGGCGCGCGGAGGCGGTCGACGCGGTCGCCGCGCTCGCCGCGCACGTACGGGAGGGCTGCGACCTGCCCGCGCTGCTCCGCCTCGCGCACTCCGCGGCGACGCGGAGCGCGGTGCCCTGGCAGCCGCCGCTCGCCCCGGTGCCGGACGGCGGGCGGCCCGTCGTGGCGGTCGCGGGCGGGCCCGCGTTCACGTTCTCGTACGCGGAGCAGACCGAGGCGCTGACGGCGGCGGGCGCGGAGGTCGTGAGCGTGGACCCGCTGCGCGCCGAGGAACTGCCCGAGGGGACGCGCGCCTTCGTCGTCGGCGGGGGCTTTCCCGAGGTGTACGCGCCCGAGCTGGCCGCCAACGCGCCGCTGCGCGCGGCCGTCGCGGGCCTCGCGCGGGCGGGCGGGCCGGTGTGGGCGGAGTGCGCGGGGCTGCTCTACCTGGCGCGCTCGCTCGACGGGGCGCCGATGTGCGGCGTGCTCGACGCGGACGCGCGCATGACGGAGCGCCTGACGCTCGGATACCGCGAGGCGGTCGCGGTCGGCGACAGCGCGGTGGCCGCCGCGGGGACGCGGACGCGGGGGCACGAGTTCCACCGCACGGTGATCGAGCCGGGCGCGGGCCCGGCCCCGGCGTGGGGGCTGCGGCAGCCGCGCGCCCGCCTGGAGGGCTTCGTCCGGGCCGAGATCCACGCCAGCTACCTGCACACCCACCCGGCGGGCCTCCCCGAGGCGGCGGCACGGTTCGTGGCGCGGGCGGCGGGGGCGGGACGGGTGACGGGGTGA
- the cobO gene encoding cob(I)yrinic acid a,c-diamide adenosyltransferase yields the protein MPQGQPAVVPDDGMTTRQRRNRPLLAVHTGPGKGKSTAAFGLALRAWNQGWPIGVFQFVKSAKWKVGEENALRVLGTSGEGGTVAWHKMGEGWSWVQRDGQDSNEDKAREGWEQVKRDLAAETYKLYVLDEFAYPLHWGWIDTAEVVETLRTRPGNQHVVVTGRNAPRELIDAADLVTEMTKVKHPMDAGQKGQRGIEW from the coding sequence ATGCCGCAGGGACAGCCGGCCGTCGTGCCGGACGACGGGATGACGACACGCCAGCGGCGCAACAGGCCGCTCCTCGCGGTCCACACGGGACCGGGCAAGGGCAAGTCGACGGCCGCCTTCGGGCTCGCGCTGCGGGCCTGGAACCAGGGGTGGCCGATCGGGGTGTTCCAGTTCGTCAAGTCGGCGAAGTGGAAGGTCGGCGAGGAGAACGCGCTGCGCGTGCTCGGGACCTCGGGCGAGGGCGGCACGGTCGCCTGGCACAAGATGGGCGAGGGCTGGTCCTGGGTCCAGCGCGACGGCCAGGACTCCAACGAGGACAAGGCCCGCGAGGGCTGGGAACAGGTCAAGCGGGACCTGGCCGCCGAGACGTACAAGCTGTACGTCCTCGACGAGTTCGCCTACCCGCTGCACTGGGGCTGGATCGACACCGCCGAGGTCGTCGAGACCCTGCGTACCCGCCCCGGCAACCAGCACGTCGTCGTCACGGGGCGCAACGCGCCGCGTGAGCTGATCGACGCGGCGGACCTCGTGACCGAGATGACGAAGGTCAAGCACCCGATGGACGCGGGGCAGAAGGGGCAGCGGGGCATCGAGTGGTGA
- a CDS encoding putative cobaltochelatase, whose protein sequence is MTTADHPYPFTALVGQDDLRLALLLNAVSARVGGVLVRGEKGTAKSTAVRALTALLPEADVVAGCRFSCDPAAPDPRCPDGPHAPAQAESRRPARMVELPVGASEDRLVGALDIERALAEGVKAFEPGLLAAAHRGILYVDEVNLLGDHLVDLLLDAAAMGVSSVEREGVSVRHAARFLLVGTMNPEEGELRPQLLDRFGLTVEVAASRETDERVEVVRRRMAYEDDPAAFAARFAGDEAALRSRIAEARALLPRVVLGDTALRQIAATCAAFEVDGMRADLVMARTATALAAWAGRESVLAEDVRQAALLALPHRGRRNPFDAPGLDEDKLDEVLDENAGPEEEPEGPGDGDGPDGPGGGGDVPPQGGDPEDRTDRGEDGGSSDAPGDAPTGPADAPDADAPAPSDASAPSDAEGKGRAGAAEQPAASASAPFRTKKLTVPGLGEGAAGRRSRARTAHGRTTGSYRPRGGALGSLHLAATVRAAAPYQKARGRTGAGLLVRKDDLRLASREGREGNLVLFVVDASGSMAARQRMGVVKGAVLSLLLDAYQRRDKVGLVTFRGREAGLALPPTSSVDTAAARLESLPTGGRTPLAAGLLKARDVLRIERLRDPARRALLVVVTDGRATGGPEPLPLARRAAGLLAADGTASVVVDCETGPVRLGLAADLAGRLGGSAVTLDELRADALAGLVKDVRGGQGSTTGRAA, encoded by the coding sequence ATGACCACCGCCGACCATCCCTACCCCTTCACCGCCCTCGTCGGGCAGGACGATCTCCGGCTCGCCCTCCTCCTCAACGCCGTCTCCGCCCGCGTCGGCGGGGTGCTCGTGCGCGGCGAGAAGGGGACGGCCAAGTCCACCGCCGTGCGGGCGCTCACCGCGCTGCTGCCCGAGGCCGACGTCGTGGCGGGGTGCCGGTTCTCGTGCGATCCGGCCGCTCCCGATCCGCGCTGCCCCGACGGGCCGCACGCTCCCGCCCAGGCGGAGTCGCGGCGCCCCGCGCGGATGGTCGAGCTGCCCGTGGGGGCCTCCGAGGACCGGCTCGTTGGCGCGCTCGACATCGAGCGGGCGCTCGCCGAGGGCGTCAAGGCGTTCGAGCCGGGACTGCTCGCCGCCGCGCACCGCGGCATCCTCTACGTCGACGAGGTCAACCTTCTCGGCGACCACCTCGTGGACCTCCTGCTCGACGCCGCCGCCATGGGTGTCTCCTCCGTGGAGCGCGAGGGCGTCTCCGTGCGGCACGCCGCGCGGTTCCTGCTCGTCGGGACGATGAACCCCGAGGAGGGCGAGCTGCGCCCGCAGCTCCTCGACCGCTTCGGGCTCACCGTCGAGGTCGCCGCCTCGCGCGAGACCGACGAGCGCGTCGAGGTCGTACGGCGCCGGATGGCGTACGAGGACGACCCCGCCGCCTTCGCCGCGCGCTTCGCCGGGGACGAGGCGGCGCTGCGCAGCCGGATCGCCGAGGCCCGCGCGCTGCTGCCCCGCGTCGTCCTCGGGGACACCGCGCTGCGGCAGATCGCCGCGACGTGCGCCGCCTTCGAGGTGGACGGGATGCGCGCCGACCTCGTCATGGCCCGTACCGCGACGGCCCTCGCCGCCTGGGCCGGGCGCGAGAGCGTGCTCGCCGAGGACGTGCGGCAGGCCGCGCTCCTCGCCCTGCCGCACCGGGGGCGCCGCAACCCCTTCGACGCCCCCGGGCTCGACGAGGACAAGCTCGACGAGGTGCTCGACGAGAACGCCGGGCCCGAGGAGGAGCCGGAGGGCCCCGGCGACGGGGACGGCCCGGACGGGCCCGGCGGCGGGGGCGATGTCCCGCCGCAGGGCGGGGATCCGGAGGACCGCACCGACCGGGGTGAGGACGGCGGTTCCTCGGACGCGCCCGGCGACGCGCCCACCGGCCCCGCGGACGCCCCGGACGCCGACGCCCCGGCCCCCTCGGACGCCTCCGCCCCCTCGGACGCCGAGGGAAAAGGCCGCGCGGGCGCCGCTGAGCAGCCCGCCGCCTCCGCCTCCGCCCCCTTCCGCACGAAGAAGCTGACCGTTCCCGGGCTCGGTGAGGGCGCCGCCGGGCGGCGGTCGCGGGCGCGGACCGCGCACGGCAGGACGACGGGCTCGTACCGCCCGCGCGGGGGCGCGCTCGGCTCGCTGCACCTCGCCGCGACGGTCCGCGCCGCCGCCCCGTACCAGAAGGCGCGCGGGCGCACCGGCGCCGGGCTCCTGGTGCGCAAGGACGATTTGCGGCTCGCGAGCAGGGAGGGGCGCGAGGGCAATCTCGTGCTCTTCGTCGTGGACGCCTCCGGGTCGATGGCGGCGCGGCAGCGGATGGGCGTGGTCAAGGGCGCGGTGCTCTCGCTGCTCCTCGACGCCTATCAGCGGCGCGACAAGGTGGGGCTCGTGACGTTCCGGGGGCGCGAGGCGGGTCTCGCGCTGCCGCCCACGTCGTCGGTGGACACGGCGGCGGCCCGGCTCGAATCCCTGCCGACCGGGGGCCGGACGCCGCTCGCGGCGGGCCTGCTGAAGGCGCGCGACGTGCTGCGGATCGAGCGGCTGCGCGATCCGGCGCGGCGCGCGCTGCTCGTCGTCGTGACGGACGGGCGGGCGACGGGCGGTCCCGAGCCGCTGCCGCTCGCGCGGCGCGCGGCCGGGCTGCTCGCGGCGGACGGGACGGCCTCGGTCGTCGTGGACTGCGAGACGGGGCCCGTGCGGCTCGGGCTCGCTGCCGATCTCGCGGGGCGGCTCGGGGGGAGCGCGGTGACGCTGGACGAGCTGCGCGCGGACGCGCTCGCGGGGCTCGTGAAGGACGTACGGGGCGGACAGGGCTCGACAACAGGGAGGGCGGCGTAA
- a CDS encoding cobyric acid synthase, with amino-acid sequence MTGGGLLVAGTTSDAGKSVVTAGICRWLVRRGVSVAPFKGQNMSLNSFVTREGAEIGRAQAMQAQAARVEPSALMNPVLLKPGGERSSQVVLLGKPLGELSARGYHGGKQAELFGTVVDCLAELRRTYDAVICEGAGSPAEINLRRTDLVNMGIARAARLPVVVVGDIDRGGVFASFFGTTALLSAEDQALVAGYLVNKFRGDVSLLEPGLRMLRDLTGRDTFGVLPFRPGLGIDEEDGMAVSLRGAVRESRLAEPFGEEVLRVAVCAVPLMSNFTDVDALAAEPGVVVRFVDRAADLVDADLVVVPGTRGTVRALEWLRERGLADALARRAAEGRPVLGICGGFQLLGELIEDEVESRAGTVAGLGLLPVRVRFARGKTLARPSGTALGEAVDGYEIHHGVAEVRGGDEPFLDGCRVGSVWGTHWHGSLESDGFRRAFLRRVAAQAGRRFVPAPDTEFGALREEQLEALADLIEEHADTRALLRLIERGAPPGLPFVPPGAPG; translated from the coding sequence GTGACCGGGGGCGGGCTGCTCGTCGCCGGGACGACCTCGGACGCGGGCAAGAGCGTCGTGACGGCCGGGATCTGCCGGTGGCTCGTGCGGCGGGGGGTGAGCGTCGCGCCGTTCAAGGGGCAGAACATGTCCCTCAACTCCTTCGTCACGCGCGAAGGCGCCGAGATCGGCCGCGCGCAGGCGATGCAGGCGCAGGCCGCGCGCGTCGAGCCGAGCGCGCTCATGAACCCGGTGCTGCTCAAGCCGGGCGGGGAGCGGTCGAGCCAGGTCGTGCTCCTCGGGAAGCCGCTCGGCGAGCTGAGCGCGCGCGGCTACCACGGGGGGAAGCAGGCGGAGCTGTTCGGGACGGTCGTGGACTGCCTCGCGGAGCTGCGGCGCACGTACGACGCGGTGATCTGCGAGGGCGCGGGGAGCCCGGCGGAGATCAACCTGCGCCGTACCGACCTCGTCAACATGGGGATCGCGCGGGCGGCCCGACTGCCGGTCGTGGTGGTCGGGGACATCGACAGGGGCGGTGTCTTCGCCTCGTTCTTCGGGACGACGGCGCTGCTCTCGGCGGAGGACCAGGCGCTCGTCGCGGGGTACCTCGTCAACAAGTTCCGAGGCGATGTCTCGCTGCTCGAACCGGGCCTGCGGATGCTGCGGGACCTGACGGGGCGGGACACCTTCGGGGTGCTGCCGTTCCGGCCGGGGCTCGGCATCGACGAGGAGGACGGCATGGCCGTCTCCCTGCGCGGCGCGGTGCGCGAGTCGCGGCTCGCGGAGCCGTTCGGGGAAGAGGTGCTGCGGGTCGCCGTGTGCGCCGTGCCGCTCATGTCGAACTTCACCGACGTGGACGCGCTCGCTGCCGAACCGGGCGTCGTCGTGCGGTTCGTGGACCGGGCGGCGGACCTCGTGGACGCGGACCTCGTGGTGGTGCCGGGGACGCGGGGGACGGTGCGGGCGCTGGAGTGGCTGCGCGAGCGGGGGCTCGCGGACGCGCTCGCCCGGCGGGCGGCCGAGGGGCGGCCCGTGCTCGGGATCTGCGGCGGCTTCCAGTTGCTCGGCGAGCTGATCGAGGACGAGGTCGAGTCGCGGGCCGGGACCGTGGCGGGGCTCGGGCTGCTGCCGGTACGGGTGCGGTTCGCGCGCGGGAAGACGCTCGCCCGGCCCTCGGGGACCGCGCTCGGGGAGGCCGTGGACGGCTACGAGATCCACCACGGGGTCGCGGAGGTGAGGGGCGGCGACGAGCCGTTCCTCGACGGGTGCCGGGTCGGATCGGTGTGGGGGACGCACTGGCACGGGTCGCTGGAGAGCGACGGCTTCCGGCGGGCCTTCCTGCGGAGGGTCGCCGCGCAGGCGGGGCGGAGGTTCGTACCGGCGCCGGACACGGAGTTCGGGGCCCTGCGGGAGGAGCAGCTGGAGGCGCTCGCGGATCTGATCGAGGAGCACGCCGACACGCGTGCGCTGCTGCGACTGATCGAGCGGGGGGCTCCGCCGGGACTGCCCTTCGTGCCGCCGGGAGCACCGGGGTGA